A part of Halomarina litorea genomic DNA contains:
- a CDS encoding antitoxin VapB family protein, with protein MSKTIRVSDDYHAYLKAHNREGETMEETLRRLTGGPRPEDVAGILSEETAERIKERVERKRERGIESKADVRERFS; from the coding sequence ATGAGTAAGACGATTCGCGTTTCGGATGACTACCACGCGTATCTGAAAGCGCACAATCGTGAGGGCGAGACGATGGAAGAGACGCTACGGCGGTTGACGGGCGGTCCACGGCCAGAGGATGTGGCGGGCATCCTCTCGGAGGAGACCGCCGAGAGGATCAAAGAGCGCGTCGAGCGCAAACGCGAGCGAGGCATCGAGTCGAAAGCGGACGTTCGCGAGCGGTTTTCGTGA
- a CDS encoding PIN domain-containing protein, which yields MILDTSFLIDLFRGQDAAFQKGSELVAAGAVQRVPAPVVAELAYGVEMEGTNAERRKFDNAMAMYPVVTQTRELARLSGELLAKADRTDGGESGIDPIDPMIAAVSVVVGEPVLTDNVDHFKQLGVDVETY from the coding sequence GTGATTCTCGATACCTCGTTTCTCATCGACCTGTTTCGGGGGCAGGACGCCGCGTTTCAGAAGGGGAGTGAACTCGTAGCGGCGGGTGCCGTCCAGCGGGTCCCCGCGCCGGTGGTCGCGGAACTCGCCTACGGGGTCGAGATGGAGGGAACCAACGCGGAGCGCCGGAAGTTCGACAACGCGATGGCGATGTACCCGGTCGTCACGCAGACACGCGAACTCGCGCGACTCTCGGGCGAACTTCTCGCGAAGGCCGACCGTACGGACGGTGGAGAGAGTGGCATCGACCCGATCGACCCGATGATAGCGGCCGTCTCGGTCGTCGTTGGTGAACCAGTGCTGACGGACAACGTCGACCACTTCAAGCAACTGGGTGTCGATGTCGAGACGTACTGA